In a single window of the Coprothermobacter proteolyticus DSM 5265 genome:
- the fsa gene encoding fructose-6-phosphate aldolase, which yields MKFFLDTAFVEEIRAAKEWGILDGVTTNPTLVAKTGKGFMEVVQDILNIVEGPVSIEVVAQDAQGMVEQAQQLRRLGEQVVIKIPATQEGIKAVKVLSQEGIPTNVTLIFQPLQALLAAKAGATYVSPFVGRLEDIGHDAMDLVFDIKNIFDNYGFETQIIVASIRHPKHVLDAARMGADICTVPFKVMEQLFKHALTDRGLEQFLADWSKVPGRPF from the coding sequence GTGAAGTTCTTTTTGGACACCGCTTTTGTTGAAGAGATAAGGGCTGCAAAAGAGTGGGGTATTCTAGATGGAGTTACTACTAACCCAACATTGGTTGCCAAGACAGGCAAAGGTTTCATGGAAGTGGTTCAAGACATACTTAACATTGTGGAGGGGCCAGTCAGTATAGAGGTAGTGGCACAAGATGCTCAGGGGATGGTGGAGCAAGCACAGCAGCTGCGTCGTTTAGGTGAACAGGTGGTGATTAAGATTCCAGCTACGCAAGAAGGCATAAAGGCCGTGAAGGTGCTTTCCCAAGAAGGTATACCGACAAATGTGACGCTTATCTTTCAACCGCTTCAAGCGTTGTTGGCTGCTAAAGCTGGGGCTACCTATGTTTCGCCATTTGTGGGACGCTTGGAAGATATTGGACACGATGCTATGGATCTGGTGTTTGACATTAAAAACATATTCGATAATTACGGCTTTGAAACCCAGATCATAGTTGCCAGTATTAGACATCCTAAGCACGTCCTTGATGCAGCTCGCATGGGTGCTGATATTTGCACGGTTCCATTCAAAGTTATGGAACAGCTTTTTAAACACGCGCTAACTGACAGGGGATTGGAACAATTCTTAGCTGATTGGTCAAAGGTACCTGGGCGTCCTTTTTAG
- a CDS encoding MFS transporter: MTRPSGLKGFATITMGQVASITGTAMTQFGLSYWVWQEFGRATPFSIMSILFFGAQVIFGLAAGSLVDRWPRKISLILPDIASGVLTLIALFLYTQNALTLSFLYTMSFVNGIFSALQWPAYSVTLASMLKPDQYTKANALFSITDYGPALVAPILAGGLLGTIGLEGIMTIDLLTLTLAVLINLWVFIPDIRKKETTGKGDMSASFWQDILFGFKFISQRKPLLMLLMVFLASNFFAGFGNSLFSPYVLARTNNNALALGTIETFFGVGGLIGTLLLSLWVLPGRKVTALLIGLIISDVGFLILGYFRWIPTMCIGATLGSFGGVMANTHSQAIWQSIVPITMQGRVFSARRFIAQALSGIPMFLSGPLVDNVLVPYFNQKTMLSNVLGQGPAGAISFLMILGSILSIAVALLAFANYNVQHVEDLAMASLEADSTQETMSTLP; this comes from the coding sequence ATGACAAGACCTTCAGGCTTGAAAGGATTCGCCACAATAACAATGGGCCAAGTAGCTTCGATAACAGGCACTGCAATGACTCAATTCGGTCTCTCTTATTGGGTTTGGCAAGAATTTGGTAGAGCCACCCCATTTAGTATTATGAGCATTCTCTTCTTTGGTGCACAAGTGATTTTCGGCTTGGCGGCTGGTAGCTTAGTTGACCGTTGGCCTAGAAAAATATCGCTCATACTACCCGATATAGCTTCAGGTGTGCTTACGCTAATAGCTCTTTTCCTCTACACGCAAAATGCACTAACTTTATCCTTCCTTTATACCATGTCCTTTGTTAATGGCATTTTTTCAGCTCTTCAATGGCCAGCCTACTCCGTAACACTAGCTAGCATGTTAAAACCAGATCAATACACCAAGGCAAACGCACTGTTCAGCATTACTGACTACGGTCCAGCACTAGTTGCACCCATACTTGCAGGTGGGCTACTAGGTACTATTGGCCTGGAAGGTATCATGACCATAGACCTTCTGACCCTAACGCTAGCTGTGTTAATAAACCTATGGGTTTTCATACCTGACATAAGAAAAAAGGAAACTACCGGTAAAGGAGATATGTCAGCCAGCTTCTGGCAAGACATATTGTTTGGCTTCAAGTTTATTTCACAAAGGAAACCACTGCTTATGCTACTGATGGTTTTCCTCGCTTCTAATTTCTTTGCTGGATTTGGAAACAGTTTGTTCTCACCCTATGTACTTGCAAGAACCAACAACAATGCCTTAGCATTAGGAACTATTGAAACGTTTTTTGGAGTCGGAGGCCTAATCGGTACACTACTACTCTCTCTTTGGGTCCTGCCAGGTAGAAAAGTCACAGCGCTGCTTATTGGTCTGATCATAAGCGATGTCGGATTCTTAATATTAGGTTACTTCAGATGGATACCGACTATGTGCATAGGTGCTACGCTAGGTTCTTTCGGTGGAGTTATGGCAAACACTCATAGCCAAGCCATATGGCAAAGTATTGTTCCCATAACCATGCAAGGTAGAGTGTTCTCAGCGCGCAGATTCATAGCTCAAGCCCTTAGTGGAATACCCATGTTTCTTAGCGGTCCACTGGTTGATAACGTCTTAGTCCCTTATTTCAACCAAAAGACCATGCTATCTAACGTATTGGGCCAAGGTCCTGCAGGTGCCATCAGCTTCTTAATGATTTTGGGCTCAATCCTTTCCATTGCGGTTGCGCTCCTGGCGTTCGCCAATTACAACGTCCAACATGTTGAGGATCTTGCCATGGCCAGCTTAGAAGCTGACAGCACCCAAGAAACCATGTCGACGCTACCTTAA
- the gltA gene encoding NADPH-dependent glutamate synthase — MPLKDRIPMPEQDPKLRITNFDEVALGYTEEQALMEASRCLQCPNPTCIQGCPVNIDIKAFIGLIQEGKFTEGYYKIKEKNNFPAMTGRVCPQETQCEASCVLAKMGKPIAIGRLERFLADHEMYKPQQIETEKKNHIPVACVGTGPASLAAAANLAKKGYEVHLFEALHLPGGVLSYGIPEFRLPKKIVNHEIMLLSDLGVFIHTDVIVGKTYTLQQLRREFKSIFLGTGAGAPLLLGVPGENLNGIFTANEFLIRVNLMKAYRFPEFDTPIKKGKEVVVVGAGNVAMDAARTARRLGANVTIVYRRSRAEMPSRAEEVQHAEEEGIHMKLLTNPVAFHGKDGWVQSVEVVSMQLGSPDERGRRKPIPIEGSNYEIYCDQVIVAIGTTPNPILKYSTPELLLTPHGNIVVDEQYQTNIPGVFAGGDIVTGSATVIEALGAGKKAAIYIDKFIKGA, encoded by the coding sequence ATGCCCTTAAAAGATAGGATTCCCATGCCAGAGCAAGACCCAAAACTAAGGATCACCAATTTTGATGAAGTGGCACTGGGCTACACAGAGGAACAAGCTCTTATGGAGGCCTCTCGTTGCTTGCAGTGCCCCAATCCGACCTGCATACAAGGATGTCCTGTAAACATTGATATAAAAGCTTTCATTGGGTTGATACAAGAAGGGAAATTCACAGAGGGGTATTACAAGATAAAAGAAAAGAATAACTTCCCTGCCATGACTGGGCGAGTCTGCCCTCAGGAGACCCAGTGTGAAGCCTCCTGCGTCTTGGCTAAAATGGGAAAACCTATTGCCATAGGTAGACTTGAAAGATTTCTAGCAGACCACGAAATGTACAAGCCACAGCAAATAGAAACAGAAAAAAAGAACCACATTCCAGTAGCTTGCGTAGGTACGGGACCTGCCAGCTTAGCTGCAGCAGCTAATCTAGCCAAAAAAGGCTATGAGGTACATTTGTTCGAAGCACTCCATTTACCAGGTGGCGTACTTAGTTATGGCATACCAGAATTCAGACTACCAAAGAAAATAGTCAATCATGAAATCATGCTTCTTAGCGACTTAGGCGTCTTTATACATACAGACGTTATCGTAGGAAAGACTTATACCTTACAGCAGCTGCGACGAGAATTCAAAAGCATTTTTTTGGGAACCGGTGCTGGTGCACCATTGCTTTTGGGAGTACCTGGTGAGAACCTTAATGGCATTTTTACAGCCAATGAATTCCTAATCAGGGTCAACCTCATGAAAGCTTACCGATTCCCAGAATTTGACACACCCATAAAAAAGGGTAAGGAAGTAGTAGTAGTCGGTGCAGGAAATGTTGCCATGGATGCCGCCAGAACCGCAAGACGTTTAGGCGCCAATGTGACCATTGTTTACAGACGGAGTAGAGCTGAAATGCCCTCGCGAGCTGAAGAAGTTCAGCATGCAGAAGAAGAAGGTATACACATGAAGCTTCTAACAAATCCGGTTGCTTTCCACGGCAAGGACGGTTGGGTACAGTCAGTAGAAGTTGTTTCCATGCAGCTTGGATCACCAGATGAGCGAGGCAGAAGAAAGCCTATACCCATTGAAGGAAGCAACTACGAAATTTACTGCGACCAAGTTATAGTAGCCATTGGGACAACGCCAAATCCCATACTTAAGTACAGCACGCCAGAACTTCTACTCACGCCCCATGGCAACATTGTAGTAGATGAGCAATACCAAACCAACATACCTGGTGTGTTTGCTGGAGGCGATATTGTAACAGGTTCAGCAACCGTCATAGAAGCTCTGGGAGCAGGAAAAAAAGCTGCCATTTACATTGATAAGTTTATAAAGGGAGCCTAA
- a CDS encoding Na+/H+ antiporter NhaC family protein, which produces MKDRHWFWFALIVVIFLCLPGYVMAEDSTVLNFGIWSLLPALLAIVLAFVTRQVVLSLFLGAFVGVVMLEGGNVFSAFLTLLSKYLVGALTDSFHAGILIFLMVLGSVVGIIGRMGGTKALADFIGRLAKNERTAQFAAWLLGIVVFFDDYANAVVVGPTMRPLFDKYNISREKLAFIVDATAAPVTGLFIISTWIGYELSLIKDSYASLGIAAAPYDVFLSSLPFRFYEILMLLFVLLIAFTGRDFGPMWHAEHRARTTGKLLDDDARPIAANIKMEQVYLGNKEARAYNALIPIVVLIVSSLIALWYNGGGPNLGYTFDAIRQAFSNADSSIAILWATVFTAIVTVLLAVGQRILSLQETMDAFTEGAASMVPALMILTLAWTISGVIADVGTAQFLVGVLSEHLPVFAVAPLVFLVASLVSFATGTSWGTMAIVMPLAIPLAYNVSPTITTLVVGSVLGGAIFGDHCSPISDTTIMASMSSACDHIAHVKTQLPYALAIQVICLILYVLGGFISSWWVLLLIGAVSVLAVVRYVGKPVGASNSKPSSDRI; this is translated from the coding sequence ATGAAAGATCGACACTGGTTTTGGTTTGCGCTGATTGTAGTCATCTTTTTATGTTTGCCAGGCTACGTCATGGCCGAAGATTCTACGGTGCTAAATTTCGGCATTTGGTCATTGCTCCCAGCTCTTTTAGCAATTGTTCTGGCGTTTGTCACTCGCCAGGTTGTACTTTCCCTATTTTTGGGAGCTTTTGTGGGAGTTGTCATGCTGGAAGGTGGTAACGTCTTCAGTGCTTTCTTAACACTTCTTAGCAAGTATCTTGTAGGAGCACTTACCGATAGCTTCCACGCTGGCATACTTATCTTTCTCATGGTACTTGGTTCTGTGGTAGGGATAATAGGCCGCATGGGTGGGACTAAAGCTTTGGCTGATTTTATTGGAAGGCTGGCCAAAAATGAAAGAACAGCGCAGTTTGCCGCTTGGTTACTGGGCATTGTGGTTTTCTTTGATGACTACGCCAATGCTGTGGTGGTGGGCCCTACAATGAGGCCTTTGTTCGATAAATACAACATCTCCCGTGAAAAACTGGCTTTCATTGTTGATGCTACTGCGGCTCCCGTTACGGGTTTATTCATAATCTCTACCTGGATTGGCTATGAGCTTTCTTTGATAAAGGACTCCTATGCCAGTTTAGGTATTGCTGCTGCACCATATGATGTGTTCCTTTCAAGTCTGCCTTTTAGATTCTATGAGATTCTCATGTTACTTTTTGTGCTGCTAATTGCGTTCACTGGTAGGGATTTTGGACCCATGTGGCACGCAGAGCACAGGGCTCGAACTACGGGGAAGTTACTTGACGATGATGCACGACCCATAGCGGCTAACATAAAAATGGAGCAAGTTTACCTAGGGAACAAAGAAGCAAGGGCATATAACGCATTGATACCAATTGTGGTCCTGATTGTTTCTTCCCTGATTGCGCTTTGGTACAACGGTGGCGGTCCAAACCTGGGTTACACATTTGATGCTATTAGACAGGCTTTCAGTAATGCTGATTCGTCTATTGCTATTCTATGGGCTACCGTATTCACAGCCATTGTCACAGTTCTTCTGGCTGTAGGGCAGCGCATACTCAGTTTGCAGGAAACCATGGACGCTTTTACTGAAGGTGCTGCATCAATGGTTCCAGCGTTGATGATTCTGACGTTGGCTTGGACAATATCTGGGGTCATTGCTGATGTGGGGACTGCTCAGTTCTTGGTTGGTGTTCTGTCCGAGCATTTGCCTGTGTTCGCAGTGGCTCCGCTAGTTTTCTTGGTGGCTTCTTTAGTGAGTTTTGCCACTGGTACAAGCTGGGGAACCATGGCTATTGTGATGCCACTTGCCATACCACTGGCCTATAATGTTAGTCCGACCATAACTACTTTGGTGGTTGGTAGCGTGCTCGGTGGGGCCATTTTTGGTGATCATTGTTCACCCATATCAGATACTACCATAATGGCTTCCATGTCTTCTGCTTGCGACCACATTGCGCACGTTAAAACTCAGTTACCTTACGCCCTGGCAATTCAGGTTATTTGTCTGATCTTATACGTCTTGGGTGGTTTTATCTCCAGTTGGTGGGTATTGCTTCTTATTGGTGCTGTAAGTGTGCTTGCTGTAGTAAGGTACGTAGGGAAACCTGTAGGAGCGTCAAATTCAAAGCCTAGTTCCGATAGAATTTAA
- a CDS encoding sulfide/dihydroorotate dehydrogenase-like FAD/NAD-binding protein, with product MYELVDKELVAPDIWKIKVRAPHIAKAYKPGNFVIVLPHERGERIPLTVFDTDEENIHIVFQEVGKSTKLLGKMKVGDQIQDIMGPTGHAFPSQKFGNVVLIAGGVGAATAVPLGKHLHACGNNITIILGARSKNLVLFEKELQDISEKLIITTDDGSYGVKGFVTDALKEILSNEVVDLVLAIGPAVMMKAVSDLTRPLKVKTLVSLNSIMVCGTGMCGACRVGYKDGTVLTCIEGPELDGHMVDWNTLLPRLSMYKEEEAISLSLLDNESR from the coding sequence ATGTACGAATTAGTTGATAAGGAACTCGTAGCACCAGACATATGGAAGATAAAAGTAAGAGCACCCCATATTGCAAAAGCATATAAACCAGGCAATTTTGTTATCGTGTTACCCCATGAGCGAGGCGAACGCATACCTTTGACGGTGTTTGACACCGATGAAGAAAACATACACATCGTGTTCCAAGAGGTGGGTAAGAGTACAAAATTGCTGGGTAAGATGAAAGTCGGTGACCAAATTCAAGACATCATGGGGCCAACTGGTCATGCCTTCCCCAGTCAAAAGTTCGGAAATGTTGTTCTCATAGCAGGCGGCGTAGGTGCTGCCACTGCAGTCCCTCTGGGAAAACACCTGCATGCCTGCGGCAATAACATTACCATCATACTGGGTGCCCGCAGCAAGAATCTGGTGCTCTTCGAAAAAGAACTCCAAGACATATCGGAAAAGCTCATCATCACAACAGATGACGGTTCCTACGGTGTAAAAGGTTTTGTTACCGATGCCTTGAAAGAAATATTATCCAATGAAGTTGTAGACTTGGTCCTTGCCATCGGCCCGGCCGTAATGATGAAAGCAGTATCAGATCTTACCAGACCACTTAAAGTCAAGACGTTGGTTTCACTAAACAGTATCATGGTTTGCGGAACAGGAATGTGTGGAGCTTGCCGTGTAGGTTACAAAGACGGAACCGTACTCACTTGTATTGAGGGGCCCGAACTTGATGGCCATATGGTAGACTGGAACACGCTTCTCCCCCGCTTAAGCATGTACAAGGAAGAAGAAGCTATAAGTCTATCCTTGCTGGACAACGAAAGTCGGTGA
- a CDS encoding 2-phosphosulfolactate phosphatase: protein MKISVLSSVSEQIPEGNFVWIALDVIRATSTIVTFLAQGGKSVLVTDSIDLATREKLKDPSVILIGERGGIKIDGFDFDNSPVSLVKHADQLTDARAIMTTTNGTNLLIKLQNTTTRILVGSLLNLSSVVREAFDIVQKEQFDGIGVACAGKEGRLVGDDFYCAGLIVSRLLTLSNANMELDDAAKVSLSWAKVTDDPLDVLMQSESGGNILRYGKDADIKFCSRIDLYAIVPEVVGNIVTR, encoded by the coding sequence ATGAAGATTTCGGTACTTTCATCTGTAAGCGAGCAGATTCCTGAAGGAAATTTTGTATGGATTGCGTTGGATGTCATCCGTGCCACGAGTACCATTGTTACGTTCCTTGCTCAGGGTGGTAAATCGGTTCTTGTTACAGATTCTATTGACTTGGCTACTAGAGAAAAACTGAAAGATCCATCGGTTATTCTCATTGGGGAGAGGGGCGGAATCAAAATAGATGGTTTCGATTTTGATAACTCTCCTGTGAGTTTGGTAAAACATGCTGATCAACTAACAGATGCCAGAGCCATTATGACTACCACAAACGGCACCAATTTGTTAATAAAGCTCCAGAATACCACTACGAGAATTCTGGTTGGATCGCTGCTAAACCTATCATCTGTGGTGCGAGAAGCCTTTGACATTGTCCAAAAGGAGCAATTTGATGGTATTGGGGTGGCTTGTGCGGGGAAGGAAGGTCGACTCGTTGGAGACGATTTTTACTGTGCGGGTCTTATAGTAAGCAGACTACTAACCTTGAGCAACGCAAACATGGAACTTGATGATGCAGCAAAGGTATCTCTATCTTGGGCTAAAGTAACTGATGACCCACTAGATGTACTCATGCAGTCAGAGAGTGGAGGAAACATATTGAGATACGGCAAAGACGCTGATATAAAGTTTTGTTCTCGAATAGATCTGTATGCTATTGTTCCCGAGGTTGTTGGTAATATTGTAACAAGATGA